The Streptomyces sp. NBC_01775 genome includes a region encoding these proteins:
- a CDS encoding TRAP transporter large permease subunit produces MGIIILLVMAAGVAAMLSRKLPTAFALVLLGVVIALVAGAPLTGKNSVLDTVLQEGAPALAATMIAILLGSWLGKLLDETGIAATLVRKIVEFGGDRPALVALGVLVVSILVGTVTGSAPAAMLAGIVGIPAMIAVGVPKVTAAGTILMGIAAGMPFELPVWQFFSSALELPIPEVRGFMVKLFPFALAAAAAFVLVETRRRGVEHTWAFRTAAPRKESAKRRAALGDAPWYALLTPLVPLVLALGFELAIIPSLLAGVLYALVTTTRPREMNRRLLRTLYQSFDVAAAPITLFVSIGILLAAVQLPGAVEALAPLVKAVSPQNPVLFVVVFTLLVPLCLYRGPLNVYGLGAGIAGVLIAAGIYPAVTVLGITASYNQVFGVADPTSTQTVWAAQYSGVSPQQVMARTLPYVWAVALGGFCVTALHL; encoded by the coding sequence TCATCATCCTGCTCGTCATGGCGGCAGGCGTCGCCGCGATGCTCAGCAGAAAGCTCCCCACCGCCTTCGCCCTCGTCCTGCTGGGTGTGGTGATCGCCCTCGTCGCGGGGGCACCGCTCACCGGGAAGAACAGCGTCCTCGACACGGTCCTCCAAGAAGGTGCCCCGGCGCTGGCCGCGACGATGATCGCCATCCTGCTCGGCTCCTGGCTGGGCAAGCTCCTCGACGAGACCGGCATCGCCGCCACCCTCGTCCGCAAGATCGTCGAATTCGGCGGGGACCGCCCGGCCCTCGTCGCGCTGGGAGTGCTGGTCGTCTCCATCCTCGTCGGCACGGTGACCGGCTCGGCCCCGGCCGCCATGCTCGCCGGCATCGTCGGCATCCCCGCCATGATCGCCGTCGGTGTTCCCAAGGTGACCGCCGCCGGCACCATCTTGATGGGTATCGCCGCGGGCATGCCGTTCGAACTGCCGGTGTGGCAGTTCTTCTCCAGCGCCCTGGAACTGCCGATCCCCGAGGTCCGCGGCTTCATGGTCAAGCTGTTCCCGTTCGCGCTCGCCGCCGCCGCGGCCTTCGTCCTGGTCGAGACCCGCAGGCGAGGGGTCGAGCACACCTGGGCCTTCCGCACCGCGGCCCCGCGCAAGGAATCGGCCAAGCGGCGCGCGGCACTCGGCGACGCCCCCTGGTACGCCCTGCTCACCCCGCTCGTCCCCCTCGTTCTCGCCCTCGGCTTCGAGCTGGCGATCATCCCCTCGCTGCTCGCCGGTGTGCTCTACGCGCTGGTGACCACCACCCGGCCGCGCGAGATGAACCGCCGGCTGCTGCGCACCCTCTACCAGAGCTTCGACGTGGCGGCGGCGCCGATCACCTTGTTCGTGTCGATCGGCATCCTGCTGGCCGCGGTGCAACTGCCCGGCGCGGTCGAGGCGCTCGCACCGCTCGTGAAGGCGGTCAGCCCGCAAAACCCCGTGCTGTTCGTCGTGGTCTTCACCCTGCTGGTGCCGCTGTGCCTTTACCGGGGCCCGCTGAACGTCTACGGCCTCGGCGCCGGCATCGCGGGCGTCCTCATCGCCGCCGGCATCTACCCGGCGGTCACCGTCCTGGGCATCACCGCCTCCTACAACCAGGTCTTCGGCGTCGCCGACCCGACCAGCACCCAGACCGTATGGGCCGCCCAGTACTCGGGCGTGAGCCCCCAGCAGGTCATGGCACGCACCTTGCCCTACGTGTGGGCCGTCGCCCTCGGCGGCTTCTGCGTGACGGCCCTGCACCTGTGA
- a CDS encoding YxiG-like protein gives MDAAVLEQMLEETFDQAVVHHGFTNYMRDYEVFVYATADPRTGVGPAYLRHLFRYCVEARCETSVSAETWRGSLDERLIDHETGVDLDGYVWGVKWHCLYPGAKVLPESEATRRWSREVGIDFHEVLIETNAHRLTLTFSDLQVSKVAIGYAPFTTD, from the coding sequence ATGGATGCCGCAGTGCTTGAACAGATGCTGGAGGAGACCTTCGATCAGGCCGTCGTGCACCATGGATTCACCAATTACATGCGCGACTACGAGGTCTTCGTCTACGCAACCGCGGACCCGCGCACCGGTGTCGGGCCGGCATACCTGCGACATCTCTTCCGGTATTGCGTCGAAGCCCGCTGCGAGACGTCGGTGTCGGCGGAGACATGGCGGGGATCCTTGGACGAGCGTCTCATCGACCACGAGACCGGTGTCGACCTCGACGGTTACGTCTGGGGAGTGAAGTGGCACTGCTTGTACCCAGGCGCGAAAGTGCTCCCGGAGTCGGAAGCAACCCGCCGCTGGTCGCGAGAAGTCGGGATCGACTTCCACGAAGTGCTCATCGAGACCAACGCGCACCGGCTCACCCTGACCTTCTCCGACCTTCAGGTGAGCAAGGTCGCGATCGGATACGCCCCGTTCACCACGGATTGA
- a CDS encoding PLP-dependent cysteine synthase family protein: MTVSEPEVLPYEAEITQGAFASPGQAPGAVDETSGAEDLDNPHYQDQRTWVAERVTRILKMPHTPTPLREIKLPDELTGLKLYIKDETAHPSQSHKHRLAEALFLNALANGWLTSGHPVVEASSGSTAISEAWFCRELGLPFIAVVPVGTANRKKKKITELGGKIKEAPGATISAVARKTAQETGGHFMDQFTYAERAYDWRGNHGLAAEVIEAVDPDWFVMGAGTGGTVASVARHARYTNRKVKVCVTDPENSAFFPGWRDNNRAATARGSRIEGIGRPAVEPSFLFPLVNRMIQVPDPASIAAMRVAADRLGARPGASTGTALYGALKILHDMHERGERGTVVTVLCDPGERYLDTYYDDEWLRQRGIDHTPWRPVIENFLDNGVWSPPTAWPEPSPPTAVLWNM; this comes from the coding sequence GTGACAGTGTCAGAGCCAGAGGTGCTGCCTTACGAGGCGGAGATTACGCAGGGCGCGTTCGCGTCGCCGGGCCAGGCCCCTGGGGCGGTCGACGAGACGTCTGGTGCGGAGGACCTCGACAACCCGCACTACCAGGACCAGCGGACATGGGTGGCCGAACGCGTCACCCGGATTCTGAAGATGCCGCACACGCCGACCCCACTGCGGGAGATCAAGCTCCCGGATGAACTGACCGGGCTGAAGCTGTACATCAAGGACGAGACAGCTCACCCCTCCCAGAGTCACAAACACCGGCTCGCCGAGGCGCTGTTCCTCAACGCCCTCGCCAACGGCTGGCTGACCAGCGGCCATCCCGTCGTGGAGGCGTCCAGCGGGTCCACCGCCATCTCCGAGGCGTGGTTCTGCCGTGAACTCGGCCTGCCCTTCATCGCTGTTGTCCCGGTCGGTACCGCGAACAGAAAAAAGAAGAAGATCACCGAGCTGGGTGGGAAGATCAAAGAGGCACCTGGTGCCACCATCTCGGCCGTGGCCCGGAAGACCGCCCAGGAGACCGGCGGCCACTTCATGGACCAGTTCACCTACGCGGAGCGGGCCTACGACTGGCGTGGCAACCACGGCCTCGCGGCCGAAGTGATCGAGGCCGTGGACCCGGACTGGTTCGTCATGGGCGCCGGCACGGGCGGAACCGTGGCCTCCGTAGCCCGCCACGCCCGATACACGAACCGGAAGGTCAAGGTCTGCGTCACCGACCCGGAGAACTCCGCGTTCTTCCCCGGCTGGCGGGACAACAACCGGGCGGCGACCGCTCGGGGGTCCCGTATCGAAGGCATCGGCCGCCCCGCGGTCGAACCCTCCTTCCTCTTTCCGCTCGTCAACCGGATGATCCAGGTGCCGGACCCCGCGTCGATCGCCGCCATGAGGGTGGCCGCCGACCGGCTGGGGGCCCGGCCCGGGGCGTCGACCGGCACCGCCCTGTACGGGGCGCTGAAGATCCTTCACGACATGCACGAACGGGGTGAGCGGGGCACGGTCGTCACCGTGCTGTGCGACCCGGGCGAGCGCTATCTCGACACCTACTACGACGACGAGTGGCTGAGGCAACGCGGAATCGATCACACCCCGTGGCGTCCGGTCATCGAGAACTTCCTCGACAACGGCGTCTGGAGCCCACCGACGGCCTGGCCGGAGCCTTCGCCGCCGACGGCCGTCCTCTGGAACATGTGA
- a CDS encoding response regulator transcription factor, with protein MDSEREPVRVVIVDDEELVRMALRLVIDGEPDLTIVAEAADGDAAITVVDEQRPDVVLMDVRMPGRDGLSTTRELLTRPAPPRVLMLTTFDSDDLVLGALRAGALGFVLKDTPPSRIVDAVRTVADGNPVLSPVATARVIAAATGPQSSHARGSSREAARKRLSILTERELDTARAIADGLGNPEIAERLHISVATVKAHTGNLLAKLAVENRVQIALVVRDAEE; from the coding sequence GTGGACAGCGAGCGGGAGCCGGTACGTGTCGTCATCGTCGACGACGAGGAGCTGGTGCGGATGGCGCTGCGACTCGTCATCGACGGCGAACCGGACCTGACCATTGTCGCGGAGGCGGCCGACGGGGACGCCGCGATCACCGTGGTGGACGAGCAGCGACCGGATGTCGTGCTGATGGACGTGCGGATGCCCGGCCGTGACGGGCTCAGCACGACCCGGGAGCTCCTCACCCGGCCGGCGCCGCCGCGGGTGCTCATGCTGACCACATTCGACTCCGACGATCTGGTGCTCGGCGCACTGCGCGCCGGAGCACTCGGGTTCGTCCTCAAGGACACCCCGCCGTCGCGCATCGTCGACGCGGTGCGGACAGTCGCGGACGGGAACCCCGTGCTGTCTCCGGTGGCCACGGCGCGGGTGATCGCCGCGGCCACCGGCCCGCAGTCCTCTCATGCCCGCGGCTCGTCCCGCGAAGCCGCGCGGAAACGGCTGTCCATACTGACCGAACGAGAACTCGATACCGCTCGGGCCATCGCGGACGGGCTGGGCAACCCGGAGATCGCCGAGCGGCTGCACATCAGCGTCGCGACCGTCAAGGCGCACACAGGCAACCTGCTCGCCAAGCTGGCGGTCGAGAACCGGGTGCAGATCGCACTCGTGGTCCGCGACGCGGAGGAATGA
- a CDS encoding sensor histidine kinase has translation MNTDVTPRRGGWQPPWRLVAAAALGIPFWLSTGTLLPRGCAPETCSWFVTGDPLVALGCLTALLWRRRFPLAVAMTVAIVSTASTLATGAALLALCSLATRRRPVECGVVVLAYVTGSQLALGLYPIQSPPASLWLQLSLPALSAGIAVAIGMATGARRVEVLSLRDRAESAEREQTARAAQVRAQERNRIAREMHDVLAHRISLVAMQAGVLDHRGDLTAEENRVLLRGIADGSHQALEELRDVLGVLRADPDRPEPPQPSLDRIPQLVADARTSGLDVTLTTTMTGKPSDVAGRTCYRILQEGLTNAAKHAPGAHVHITVEGTAGDELHISVRNSPATTRTTQPPASGFGLLGLTERITLAGGRLNHHPTPDNGYLLTARLPWPNHSHEKGV, from the coding sequence ATGAACACGGACGTCACGCCACGGCGCGGGGGGTGGCAACCGCCCTGGCGGCTGGTGGCGGCTGCGGCCCTGGGCATACCCTTCTGGCTCTCCACCGGCACGCTGCTGCCGCGGGGGTGCGCCCCCGAAACGTGTTCCTGGTTCGTCACCGGTGATCCGCTGGTGGCTCTCGGCTGCCTGACGGCGCTTCTGTGGCGGCGGCGGTTCCCGCTCGCCGTCGCCATGACGGTCGCTATCGTCTCGACCGCGTCGACACTCGCCACCGGCGCCGCGCTTCTGGCCCTGTGCTCGCTCGCCACTCGCCGCCGTCCGGTGGAGTGCGGGGTCGTCGTGCTGGCCTACGTGACCGGGTCGCAACTCGCCCTCGGGCTCTATCCGATCCAGAGCCCGCCCGCCTCGTTGTGGCTCCAACTCTCACTCCCGGCACTGAGCGCGGGCATCGCGGTGGCGATTGGCATGGCCACCGGCGCACGGCGCGTCGAAGTGCTGTCCTTGCGGGACCGGGCGGAGAGCGCGGAACGGGAACAGACCGCCCGAGCGGCGCAGGTACGGGCCCAGGAACGGAACCGGATCGCCCGCGAGATGCACGACGTGCTCGCGCACCGGATCTCCCTGGTCGCCATGCAAGCCGGTGTGCTGGACCACCGCGGCGACCTCACAGCTGAGGAGAACCGCGTGCTGCTCCGCGGCATCGCCGACGGCTCCCACCAAGCGCTGGAAGAACTACGGGACGTCCTCGGTGTGCTCCGGGCCGATCCGGACCGCCCGGAACCGCCACAACCCTCCCTCGACCGGATCCCCCAACTGGTAGCCGACGCCCGCACATCCGGACTGGACGTCACGCTCACCACCACCATGACGGGAAAACCGTCCGACGTCGCCGGACGAACCTGCTACCGGATCCTCCAAGAAGGACTGACCAACGCCGCCAAACACGCCCCAGGCGCACACGTACACATCACCGTCGAAGGAACAGCCGGCGACGAACTGCACATCAGCGTCCGCAATTCCCCGGCCACCACAAGAACCACTCAACCGCCGGCATCAGGATTCGGCCTGCTCGGCCTCACCGAACGCATCACCCTCGCCGGCGGAAGACTCAACCACCACCCCACACCAGACAACGGATACCTCCTCACCGCGCGACTACCCTGGCCGAACCACAGCCACGAAAAGGGAGTATGA
- a CDS encoding alpha/beta hydrolase produces MRRKTLSLTLAATAVAATAVAVTVIPGVSVATPDTSKPDAVRWGSCSEKAAAPGKADSSSKDASSRLECSTLKVPLDYRDPDGRQIEIAISRLASEKPSKRRGVLLTNPGGPGISGLGYPVALAASKLPQKVQDAYDVIGFDPRGTGRSTPVTCDLTEAQQKRGNLPPYAHTAADVTREAKNARTIAKQCATSKTASMLPHTTTANTARDMDRIREALGEPKASYLGGSYGSYLGAVYTTLFPKRSDRIVLDSNLGPGGYDVTAMRSLARGLEDRFPDFAAFAAAHPKYGLGTTPEQVTAKFFELAKRLEAKPVRGIDATLFRGLTFDRLYSDAEMPLVAEMWQALDKDRPLPPNTPPVLEENSLAARLNVICGDSRWPETVKEYQRNVAVDRQKYPMLGGSAAGIGPCAFWPDKRVEPPVRIGDRGPSNVLMVQNERDPGTPLARAKKLRQAFGKRATMVTADQGGHGVYPFGRNTCANDAVTAFLTSGQRPAQDLACPAEPSE; encoded by the coding sequence ATGCGCAGAAAAACCCTGTCCCTCACCCTCGCCGCCACCGCGGTGGCGGCGACCGCGGTGGCGGTGACCGTGATTCCGGGAGTGTCGGTGGCGACGCCGGATACGTCGAAGCCGGACGCCGTGCGGTGGGGCTCGTGCTCGGAGAAGGCCGCCGCACCCGGCAAGGCCGACTCATCCAGCAAGGACGCCTCATCTCGTCTGGAGTGCTCGACGCTCAAGGTCCCGCTGGACTACCGCGATCCCGACGGCCGGCAGATAGAGATCGCGATCTCCCGGCTGGCGAGCGAGAAGCCCTCGAAGCGCCGCGGCGTGCTGCTGACCAACCCGGGCGGCCCCGGCATCTCAGGACTCGGCTATCCGGTCGCTCTCGCCGCCTCAAAGCTGCCGCAGAAGGTGCAGGACGCCTACGACGTGATCGGCTTCGACCCGCGCGGCACCGGCCGTAGCACGCCGGTGACCTGCGACCTGACGGAGGCGCAGCAGAAGCGCGGCAACCTCCCGCCGTACGCGCACACCGCGGCCGATGTCACGCGGGAGGCGAAGAACGCGCGGACCATCGCCAAGCAGTGCGCCACCTCGAAGACGGCCTCGATGCTGCCGCACACCACCACCGCGAACACCGCCCGCGACATGGACCGCATCCGGGAGGCACTGGGCGAGCCGAAGGCCTCGTACCTCGGCGGGTCCTACGGCAGCTACCTCGGCGCGGTGTACACGACGCTGTTCCCCAAGCGCAGCGACCGGATTGTGCTCGACAGCAACCTGGGCCCCGGCGGTTACGACGTCACGGCCATGCGGTCGCTCGCCCGTGGTCTGGAGGACCGGTTCCCGGACTTCGCGGCGTTCGCCGCCGCGCACCCCAAGTACGGTCTGGGCACCACACCGGAGCAGGTGACAGCGAAGTTCTTCGAGCTCGCGAAGCGGCTGGAGGCGAAGCCGGTCCGGGGCATCGACGCGACGCTGTTCCGCGGGCTCACCTTCGACCGCCTCTACAGCGATGCGGAAATGCCCCTGGTGGCCGAGATGTGGCAGGCGCTCGACAAGGACCGGCCGCTGCCGCCCAACACCCCGCCGGTGCTGGAGGAGAACTCGCTGGCCGCCCGTCTCAATGTGATCTGTGGTGATTCTCGCTGGCCGGAGACGGTCAAGGAGTACCAGCGCAATGTCGCGGTCGACCGACAGAAGTACCCGATGCTGGGCGGATCAGCGGCCGGCATCGGACCGTGCGCGTTCTGGCCGGACAAGCGGGTCGAGCCGCCGGTGCGCATCGGTGACCGGGGCCCGTCGAACGTGCTCATGGTGCAGAACGAGCGCGACCCGGGGACGCCGCTGGCCCGCGCCAAGAAGCTGCGGCAGGCGTTCGGGAAGCGGGCCACGATGGTGACGGCCGACCAGGGCGGGCACGGCGTCTATCCGTTCGGCCGCAACACGTGCGCGAACGACGCGGTGACGGCGTTCCTGACCTCCGGGCAGCGCCCGGCTCAGGACCTCGCCTGCCCGGCGGAACCGAGCGAGTAG
- a CDS encoding ArsR/SmtB family transcription factor: MITIPLSVNGLAATRFAVSPLMQAATVLHPHRPRTMADGSLSYTEVNRVLRDHRLQLLAAVRQLVHAFAPVFYAPVFLTPPAAAGRTPEPDEDLHRVATAPGRVVAGQLSGLLNVQPQHKDADLTARRILLKAADRGESDFADRLARELDMFWLRGLSRTWPTVATRASDDIALRSRLLADRGLGYALGSLHDAVHYSNGALRLIGRHSTEVSADENLVLFPSPWAHSWLLSVDPQGRRPVYLIYPTSSSIASAPSGKADRARKTSIRPTRDVLLADLDVPRTTTQLAASHDLSPSTVSYHLALLHRAGLITRVRERNSVYYQRIESPDGLAPAEGTR; this comes from the coding sequence GTGATCACCATCCCGCTGAGCGTAAACGGGCTGGCGGCCACCCGGTTCGCGGTTTCCCCGCTGATGCAGGCCGCCACCGTGCTGCATCCACACCGGCCGCGAACGATGGCCGACGGCTCTCTGTCATACACCGAGGTCAACCGCGTGCTGCGAGACCATCGGCTCCAGTTGCTGGCCGCGGTACGCCAGTTGGTGCACGCTTTTGCTCCGGTCTTCTACGCCCCCGTCTTCCTGACACCTCCGGCAGCCGCAGGCCGGACGCCGGAGCCGGACGAGGATCTGCACCGTGTCGCCACCGCCCCCGGCCGCGTGGTGGCCGGGCAGCTCAGCGGCCTCCTGAACGTACAGCCGCAGCACAAGGACGCCGACTTAACGGCCCGGCGCATTCTGCTGAAAGCCGCGGACCGCGGCGAGAGTGACTTCGCAGACCGGCTGGCCCGCGAACTCGACATGTTCTGGCTTCGGGGCCTTTCCCGGACGTGGCCGACGGTCGCCACACGGGCCTCGGACGACATTGCTCTGCGGTCCCGGCTGCTGGCGGACCGCGGCTTGGGCTACGCGCTGGGTTCGCTGCACGACGCCGTCCACTACAGCAACGGCGCCCTCCGCCTGATCGGCAGGCACAGCACCGAGGTGTCCGCCGACGAGAACCTGGTCCTGTTTCCCTCGCCTTGGGCGCACAGCTGGCTTTTGAGCGTCGACCCCCAAGGGCGGCGCCCCGTGTATCTCATCTACCCCACAAGTTCCAGCATCGCCTCCGCCCCGTCCGGCAAAGCGGACCGGGCGCGGAAGACCTCCATCCGCCCCACCCGTGATGTGCTGCTGGCCGACCTCGACGTACCGCGTACCACCACTCAGCTTGCGGCCTCGCACGACCTCAGCCCCTCGACCGTGTCCTACCACCTCGCCCTGCTGCACCGGGCGGGGCTGATCACACGTGTCCGGGAACGCAATTCGGTGTACTACCAGCGCATCGAGTCTCCCGACGGGCTCGCACCGGCGGAGGGCACGCGGTGA
- a CDS encoding helix-turn-helix domain-containing protein produces the protein MDGKTQLGSFLRARRSQLRPEDVGVPTYGEHRRVPGLRREELAMLAGVSPSYYTRLEQGQSLSASPEVLDAIAGALRLDESGRRHLHDLGRVDRQRTRGRRPAPERVTEAMRQLLDALGEVPAIVLGRRSDALAWNRLGHALFAGHLDPGAPDLPARRPNMARLLFLDSHVRDLYADWPSRARAVVANLRLVAAQHPEDMALHALLGELSAKSAEFAAMWAEHRVKPCTVAAYEMRHPLVGPLTVTLQTLSSGPGPGVVVATTEAGSSSRAALALLAQATSEATTRLGPSSGAAQRRPRADKD, from the coding sequence ATGGATGGAAAAACGCAGCTCGGGAGCTTTCTGCGGGCACGGCGCTCCCAGCTGCGCCCGGAGGATGTCGGGGTGCCCACCTACGGGGAGCACCGGCGTGTGCCGGGGCTTCGGCGCGAGGAGCTGGCGATGCTGGCGGGTGTGAGCCCCTCTTACTACACCCGGCTCGAGCAGGGGCAGTCACTGAGCGCATCGCCTGAGGTTCTGGATGCGATCGCCGGGGCTCTGCGGCTGGACGAGTCCGGGCGGCGACACCTGCACGACCTGGGCCGGGTGGACAGGCAGCGCACCCGGGGCCGGCGGCCGGCGCCGGAACGAGTGACGGAGGCGATGCGCCAGTTGCTGGACGCGCTGGGCGAGGTGCCCGCGATCGTGCTCGGCCGGCGCAGCGACGCACTGGCGTGGAACCGCCTGGGCCATGCGTTGTTCGCCGGGCATCTGGACCCCGGTGCCCCTGACCTGCCGGCACGGCGTCCCAACATGGCCAGGCTGCTGTTCCTCGACTCCCATGTCCGTGACCTGTACGCGGACTGGCCGAGCAGGGCCAGGGCGGTGGTCGCGAATCTGCGTCTGGTGGCGGCCCAGCATCCGGAGGACATGGCACTGCACGCGCTCTTGGGTGAACTGTCCGCGAAGAGCGCCGAGTTCGCTGCGATGTGGGCCGAACACCGTGTCAAACCCTGCACGGTCGCCGCCTATGAGATGCGCCATCCACTGGTCGGGCCCCTGACCGTCACCCTGCAGACCTTGAGCAGCGGGCCGGGGCCCGGCGTAGTGGTCGCCACCACAGAAGCGGGTTCGTCCTCGCGGGCCGCGCTTGCTCTGCTCGCCCAGGCCACCAGCGAGGCCACCACGCGCCTCGGCCCCTCCTCCGGCGCGGCACAGAGGCGGCCCCGCGCCGACAAGGACTGA
- a CDS encoding DapH/DapD/GlmU-related protein, translated as MSNDRLMRIHSPEFQAMAERVRRVTELNSRLNVLPFEDEAGKAELFEQILGKPLSTRVTIYPPFYTDNGLHLDLAERVFINQNCTFLDYAGIRLGERVMVGPKATFITVGHPVDPEKRREWLSGAPIDIAENVWIGAGTTILPGVSIGRDAVVAAGAVVADDVPPASLVTGSKATVHRRW; from the coding sequence ATGTCCAACGACCGTCTCATGCGCATCCATAGTCCGGAGTTCCAGGCCATGGCCGAGAGGGTCCGGCGGGTCACCGAGCTCAACTCCCGCCTGAACGTCCTGCCCTTCGAGGACGAAGCGGGCAAGGCTGAACTGTTCGAACAGATCCTCGGCAAGCCGCTGTCGACGAGAGTCACGATCTATCCGCCCTTCTACACGGACAACGGCCTTCACCTGGACCTCGCGGAGCGCGTGTTCATCAACCAGAACTGCACGTTCCTGGACTACGCCGGCATCCGGCTCGGCGAGCGCGTGATGGTCGGACCAAAGGCCACGTTCATCACCGTCGGTCATCCGGTCGATCCTGAGAAGCGACGGGAGTGGCTGAGCGGCGCGCCCATCGATATAGCGGAGAACGTGTGGATCGGCGCCGGTACCACGATCCTTCCCGGCGTCAGCATTGGCCGTGACGCCGTGGTCGCCGCCGGCGCGGTCGTGGCCGATGACGTTCCGCCGGCAAGCCTGGTGACCGGCAGTAAGGCAACCGTGCACCGGCGGTGGTGA
- a CDS encoding LysR family transcriptional regulator, protein MDTEALRSFVRAAELGQLQHAADELGVTQQAVSKRIAALERELEVRLFTRTARGVELTLDGQAFLPHARGIVVGVERGITAVRPGSRALRIDVLGLRSAQAVVLHDYWRSHPETNLDVVTLRVNDPRVAVAAVEAGDIDASFRTVTAPGTLPPDVRIIHAFDSPLELLVGPRHPLASARRLTPPQLRKHRIWVPGIAPRSEWAEFYDQLATEFDLRVDAAGPHFGDEVLLDTLADSADVATLVGARDRYIWPTNYDLRRIPVVNPTLAYPLSLIFPRANPHPGLRGIITHLESLPRLPGRVWLPSWATTPRRGDSDSDSDSDSDSAKARRSQPDKGDSTGC, encoded by the coding sequence GTGGACACCGAGGCATTGCGATCGTTCGTCCGGGCGGCCGAGCTCGGACAGTTGCAACATGCGGCCGATGAGCTGGGCGTGACGCAGCAGGCAGTCTCCAAGCGGATCGCCGCCCTGGAACGCGAGCTGGAAGTCCGTCTGTTCACACGCACCGCCCGAGGGGTTGAGCTGACGCTCGATGGTCAGGCGTTTCTCCCCCACGCGCGGGGCATCGTCGTGGGTGTCGAGCGCGGCATCACCGCGGTCAGGCCGGGCTCCCGGGCCCTTCGGATCGACGTTCTCGGCCTGCGAAGCGCGCAGGCCGTTGTTCTGCACGACTATTGGCGGTCGCATCCCGAAACCAACCTCGACGTGGTGACCCTCCGGGTCAACGACCCACGCGTGGCGGTCGCCGCCGTCGAGGCAGGCGATATCGACGCCTCGTTCCGTACCGTCACTGCCCCGGGCACACTGCCGCCCGACGTGCGAATTATTCACGCTTTCGACTCTCCGCTGGAACTTCTCGTCGGCCCGAGACATCCGCTCGCCTCCGCGCGAAGACTGACGCCACCGCAGCTGCGTAAGCACCGGATTTGGGTGCCTGGTATCGCGCCCCGAAGCGAATGGGCGGAGTTCTACGATCAGCTCGCCACCGAATTCGACCTACGCGTCGACGCGGCAGGCCCGCACTTCGGAGACGAAGTACTCCTGGACACCCTCGCGGACTCCGCGGACGTGGCCACCCTCGTTGGGGCACGCGACCGGTACATCTGGCCGACGAACTACGACCTACGCCGCATCCCTGTCGTGAATCCGACCCTCGCATACCCGCTCTCTCTCATCTTCCCCAGAGCGAATCCACATCCAGGACTCCGTGGAATCATCACCCACCTCGAGAGCCTGCCAAGGCTCCCTGGGAGGGTCTGGCTCCCGTCCTGGGCAACGACGCCACGGCGCGGCGACAGCGACAGCGACAGCGACAGCGACAGCGACAGCGCAAAGGCTCGCAGATCCCAGCCCGACAAAGGTGACTCGACCGGCTGCTGA